One Glycine soja cultivar W05 chromosome 2, ASM419377v2, whole genome shotgun sequence genomic region harbors:
- the LOC114395797 gene encoding phosphoglycerate mutase-like protein 1 isoform X2, with amino-acid sequence MDAAASQSLYPLHRCKTVHLVRHAQGVHNVAGEKNHDAYNSYEFFDAHLTSLGWEQVNNLRKHVKASGLSKNIELVVISPLLRTMQTAVGVFGGEAYTDGIGEPPLMTENVGHSDHPAVSSMNCPPFIAVELCREQIGVHPCDKRRTISEYRNMFPAIDFSLIESDEDILWESDVREKTDEVSARGLKFLEWLWTREEKEIAVVTHSSFLFNTLRAFGNDCHPDIKSEICTHFANCELRSIVIIDRGMIGSSESTTNYPGKIPRGPDVPSEAAD; translated from the exons ATGGATGCTGCTGCAAGTCAAAGTCTCTATCCATTGCACCGTTGCAAAACTGTTCACCTG GTTAGGCATGCGCAAGGAGTTCATAATGTAGCAGGAGAGAAAAACCATGATGCATACAATTCTTATGAGTTTTTTGATGCACACCTAACCTCTCTCGGCTGGGAACAG GTTAATAATCTGCGAAAGCACGTGAAGGCAAGTGGACTTTCCAAAAATATTGAACTTGTTGTCATTTCCCCCTTATTAAG GACCATGCAAACAGCAGTTGGAGTCTTTGGTGGTGAAGCATACACTGATGGGATTGGTGAGCCACCTCTGATGACGGAAAATGTCGGACACAGTGATCATCCTGCAGTTTCTAGTATGAACTGCCCTCCATTCATAGCTGTGGAGCTTTGCCGAGAGCAAATA GGAGTTCATCCTTGTGATAAGAGAAGAACCATTAGCGAGTACCGGAATATGTTTCCAGCAATTGATTTTTCACTT ATTGAAAGTGACGAGGACATTTTATGGGAATCTGATGTCAGAGAGAAGACAGATGAAGTTTCTGCTAGGGGCCTGAAGTTTTTGGAATG GTTGTGGACACGTGAAGAGAAGGAGATAGCAGTTGTTACCCACAGCAGTTTTCTGTTTAATACGCTCCGTGCTTTTGGAAATGATTGCCACCCAGATATAAAGAGTGAAATATGCACACA CTTTGCTAATTGTGAGCTGCGTTCAATCGTCATCATTGATAGAGG TATGATTGGATCAAGTGAATCAACTACCAACTATCCTGGCAAGATTCCTCGTGGCCCCGATGTTCCCAGTGAAGCTGCTGACTAA
- the LOC114395789 gene encoding glycine-rich domain-containing protein 2-like has product METEQELEWAEAQNMVFLSEDLVATAKQQLLFLAEVDRNRCLYDGPVLHRANYRYKYCWLPLLAKHAESHVTQDPFVVPLDCEWIWHCHRLNPVRYKTDCMELYGRILGDRNVVSSTQGTSKEESEKLWETMYPSEPYELDLNNDSMQNFAENFLEAKQSSTDYDLISAVKRQTTFFYQVSRPYWNDDTFLEGAVARYKGFLHLIKRNRERHVSCFCVPTYDIDLIWHSHQLHPVSYCNDLVAIMGTILEHNDMDSDRTKGQKLDAGFSETTTQWEETFGSRYWKAGAMYSGSPPSPITVDKYKIDAIHKISAPSNKTNQNVIQLPQKMLVQVMLEIVDVRNLPLGHTGKLLVSFNKKQEDVLFNTKKQLCISSESQGKQVAVFQCESNGELVLELISRPSFNFRGVRPAKVLGKTSINLGDLQDVASKLPKEKWLDLTSTVNWSKPIGIRIGLSLTPPVSAPYELHFVSMYPFKGSYFSFLLPRKFQQTKCWTNVVDEAGNEIIHIQKGNLSNEKTKSSINKEVIGRTASGETHLLAELKGTMWSMMNSDWMLQIKKTSAEDHKRVFELTGTRKVIIFPGRKLEYGTRYYRNEKGNCFMTAVEFSGTHPYGKAVALMDLANGFLEIKEEWLVLPALLSAFVLSNNFPDFSNETEKANGTNA; this is encoded by the exons ATGGAGACAGAGCAAGAATTGGAATGGGCTGAAGCCCAGAACATGGTGTTCTTAAGCGAAGACCTCGTGGCCACGGCTAAGCAACAGCTTCTGTTTCTGGCAGAGGTTGATAGGAATCGTTGCCTTTATGATGGTCCAGTTTTACACAGAGCTAACTACAG GTATAAATATTGTTGGCTTCCTTTACTAGCCAAACATGCTGAGTCACATGTGACACAAGACCCTTTTGTTGTTCCTCTTGACTGTGAATGGATTTGGCACTGTCATAGGCTTAATCCG GTGCGTTACAAAACAGACTGCATGGAACTGTATGGGAGAATACTAGGTGATCGGAATGTGGTATCTTCAACTCAGGGAACCAGCAAAGAGGAAAGTGAAAAACTCTGGGAGACAATGTATCCAAGTGAGCCATATGAACTTGATCTAAACAATGACTCAATGCAAAATTTTGCTGAAAATTTCTTGGAAGCCAAACAAAGTAGCACCGACTATGATCTGATTTCAGCAGTTAAAAGGCAGACCACTTTCTTCTATCAG GTTTCAAGGCCTTATTGGAATGATGATACttttcttgaaggagctgtggcCAGATACAAGGGGTTTCTGCATTTGATCAAGAGGAATAGAGAGAGGCATGTAAGCTGCTTTTGTGTTCCAACTTATGACATTGACCTAATCTGGCACTCTCATCAATTGCATCCTGTGTCTTACTGTAACGATCTAGTGGCAATTATGGGCACAATACTAGAACATAATGACATGGATTCTGATCGGACCAAGGGCCAAAAGCTGGATGCTGGCTTTTCTGAAACCACCACACAGTGGGAAGAGACATTTGGTTCAAGATACTGGAAAGCAGGAGCAATGTACAGTGGTAGTCCACCATCACCTATTACTGTTGATAAGTATAAAATAGATGCTATACACAAAATCTCAGCTCCATCCAATAAGACAAACCAGAATGTGATTCAGCTTCCACAGAAAATGCTTGTGCAG GTGATGCTTGAGATTGTTGATGTGAGAAACTTACCTTTGGGGCATACAGGCAAGCTACTTGTATCCTTcaacaagaaacaagaagacGTGCTTTTCAATACCAAGAAGCAATTATGCATTTCCTCAGAGTCACAAGGGAAACAAGTTGCTGTTTTCCAATGTGAAAGTAATGGAGAGTTAGTTCTTGAACTCATTTCTCGCCcaagtttcaattttagagGAGTAAGGCCAGCCAAAGTATTGGGAAAAACTTCAATCAATCTGGGGGATTTGCAAGATGTAGCATCTAAATTGCCAAAAGAGAAGTGGTTAGATTTGACATCTACAGTCAATTGGTCAAAGCCTATTGGTATTCGCATTGGTTTGTCTTTAACTCCTCCAGTTTCGGCACCATATGAGTTGCACTTTGTTTCTATGTATCCATTCAAAGGAAGTTATTTTTCCTTCCTGCTTCCAAGAAAGTTCCAGCAAACAAAATGTTGGACAAATGTTGTGGATGAAGCTGGCAATGAGATCATTCACATCCAGAAAGG TAACTTGTCAAATGAGAAGACAAAGAGTAGTATCAATAAAGAAGTGATTGGCAGGACTGCATCCGGTGAAACTCATCTTCTTGCAGAGTTAAAAGGAACAATGTGGTCTATGATGAACTCTGACTGGATGCTACAGATAAAAAAGACCAGCGCTGAAGATCATAAACGTGTATTTGAACTCACAGGCACTCGGAAG GTGATTATTTTTCCAGGTAGAAAATTGGAGTATGGAACAAGATACTACCgaaatgaaaaaggaaattgCTTCATGACAGCAGTAGAATTCTCTGGAACACATCCTTATGGAAAAGCAGTGGCTTTGATGGATTTGGCAAATGGATTTCTGGAG ATCAAGGAAGAGTGGCTGGTCTTGCCTGCCTTATTGTCTGCATTTGTTCTCTCTAATAATTTTCCTGATTTCAGTAATGAGACTGAGAAGGCGAATGGGACTAATGCAtaa
- the LOC114395797 gene encoding phosphoglycerate mutase-like protein 1 isoform X1, producing MMLTVNKYQPFPCELSTNQNFLNSNFVPTKPNLTLPLLFSLLYFSFHFLPLFLAIDSSSGSGMDAAASQSLYPLHRCKTVHLVRHAQGVHNVAGEKNHDAYNSYEFFDAHLTSLGWEQVNNLRKHVKASGLSKNIELVVISPLLRTMQTAVGVFGGEAYTDGIGEPPLMTENVGHSDHPAVSSMNCPPFIAVELCREQIGVHPCDKRRTISEYRNMFPAIDFSLIESDEDILWESDVREKTDEVSARGLKFLEWLWTREEKEIAVVTHSSFLFNTLRAFGNDCHPDIKSEICTHFANCELRSIVIIDRGMIGSSESTTNYPGKIPRGPDVPSEAAD from the exons atgatgttaactgtcaacaagTACCAACCGTTTCCATGTGAACTCAGCACGAATCAAAACTTTCTAAATTCCAATTTTGTCCCCACCAAACCAAATCTTACGCTTCCTCTGCTCTTTTCGCTTCTCTACTTCTCCTTCCACTTTCTCCCTCTCTTCCTCGCAATTGATTCTTCTTCTGGTTCTG GTATGGATGCTGCTGCAAGTCAAAGTCTCTATCCATTGCACCGTTGCAAAACTGTTCACCTG GTTAGGCATGCGCAAGGAGTTCATAATGTAGCAGGAGAGAAAAACCATGATGCATACAATTCTTATGAGTTTTTTGATGCACACCTAACCTCTCTCGGCTGGGAACAG GTTAATAATCTGCGAAAGCACGTGAAGGCAAGTGGACTTTCCAAAAATATTGAACTTGTTGTCATTTCCCCCTTATTAAG GACCATGCAAACAGCAGTTGGAGTCTTTGGTGGTGAAGCATACACTGATGGGATTGGTGAGCCACCTCTGATGACGGAAAATGTCGGACACAGTGATCATCCTGCAGTTTCTAGTATGAACTGCCCTCCATTCATAGCTGTGGAGCTTTGCCGAGAGCAAATA GGAGTTCATCCTTGTGATAAGAGAAGAACCATTAGCGAGTACCGGAATATGTTTCCAGCAATTGATTTTTCACTT ATTGAAAGTGACGAGGACATTTTATGGGAATCTGATGTCAGAGAGAAGACAGATGAAGTTTCTGCTAGGGGCCTGAAGTTTTTGGAATG GTTGTGGACACGTGAAGAGAAGGAGATAGCAGTTGTTACCCACAGCAGTTTTCTGTTTAATACGCTCCGTGCTTTTGGAAATGATTGCCACCCAGATATAAAGAGTGAAATATGCACACA CTTTGCTAATTGTGAGCTGCGTTCAATCGTCATCATTGATAGAGG TATGATTGGATCAAGTGAATCAACTACCAACTATCCTGGCAAGATTCCTCGTGGCCCCGATGTTCCCAGTGAAGCTGCTGACTAA
- the LOC114376497 gene encoding uncharacterized protein LOC114376497 yields MDSRDSSPRSRDPDADNNNNHHHHRRQPSLDDAPPKVKLMCSFGGSIQPRPHDNHLTYVSGDTKILAVDRHVKFPSLIAKLSSLANNTPSNLSFFKYQLPGEDLDALISVTNDDDLHQMMIEYDRLSRASPRPARLRLFLFPLHNNCNFAPTESKSERQWFVDALNSVHVPEDSPPPPPATANPDFLFGLDKPAAEDALAKDSECFPEDREAEPQIENENNSKQLLQRKMKIEEDDNNNKGRVYGVNGGGDCYAQKNAEKMTPLVAHAHAHAHAQFVHPGSVTGTVSFMQERNNNNAGYSLAFATTGNEIYLIQTPSGMFQAVRPVTGPVGQPVYLVHAPGPVSHSKVGAAVHGGDGRI; encoded by the coding sequence ATGGATTCCCGCGACTCCTCCCCTCGCTCCCGCGACCCCGACgccgacaacaacaacaaccaccaccaccaccgccgccaGCCTTCCTTGGACGACGCCCCTCCCAAGGTCAAGCTCATGTGCAGCTTCGGTGGCAGCATCCAGCCCCGCCCCCACGACAACCACCTCACCTACGTCTCCGGCGACACCAAGATCCTCGCCGTCGACCGCCACGTCAAGTTCCCCTCCCTCATCGCCAAGCTCTCCTCCCTCGCCAACAACACCCCCTCCAACCTCTCCTTCTTCAAGTACCAGCTCCCCGGGGAAGATCTCGACGCCTTGATCTCCGTCACCAACGACGACGACCTCCACCAGATGATGATCGAGTACGATCGCCTCTCCCGCGCCTCACCTAGACCTGCGCGCCTCCGTCTCTTCCTCTTCCCTCTCCACAACAACTGCAATTTCGCTCCAACCGAATCCAAATCCGAGCGCCAGTGGTTCGTCGACGCTCTCAATTCCGTTCACGTTCCAGAAGATTCTCCGCCGCCGCCTCCGGCGACGGCGAATCCGGATTTTCTGTTCGGACTCGACAAGCCGGCGGCGGAGGATGCTCTGGCGAAGGACTCGGAGTGTTTTCCCGAGGATCGTGAAGCCGAACCTCAGATTGAGAATGAGAACAACAGTAAACAACTTCTGCAACGGAAAATGAAGATAGAGGAAGATGATAATAACAATAAGGGTAGGGTTTACGGCGTTAACGGCGGGGGCGACTGTTATGCCCAGAAGAACGCGGAGAAAATGACGCCGTTAGTGGCGCATGCACACGCACACGCACACGCGCAATTCGTTCATCCTGGTTCGGTTACTGGAACGGTGTCGTTCATGCAGGAGAGGAATAATAATAACGCGGGTTATTCGCTGGCGTTTGCTACTACGGGGAATGAGATTTATCTCATTCAGACTCCTTCTGGAATGTTTCAAGCGGTTCGGCCCGTTACTGGGCCGGTTGGTCAACCGGTTTATCTGGTTCACGCACCCGGTCCGGTTTCGCATTCGAAGGTTGGTGCGGCGGTGCACGGTGGTGACGGAAGGATATAA